The genome window ACTGCTTACAACCACGGTTAAATCCAACGAGCAATACAAATGATGTGTAAGGACAGAAGATGCTCGTCTCAACTTGATGTAATGTATTATTTCCCTTCTCCAAGCTGGTTAGGTGCATCTGCATTCGGCTGGGTTAAGAATTTTCTATTACCCATAGTTCATAATTAAAGACTGTCcactatattattttatatatcagTTGGTTAGTTTAGCTCTTTCTGTCAGTAGTTCACAGGAACTAAAACTACTTTCTCTCACTAGTAGGAACTCGGAAAAATGGATCCCTACTCCATCACAGCTAAGGAGGAAGGAGTGACAACATACCAGAAAAGAGATGATCCAAAATTCATAAAAGCATTTCAAATTCACAAGAGCAGGGAAAGCAGACGCCACCTCTGCTTGTGCCTCAAGGATCACTTGTTTCGTATTGGTGCAGCCGCTTAGCTTCGGAATCTTTGACGATGCAAGTCGAAGGACCGGTGAGACGACCGTGAGAAATCGTCAGCTGTCGAAGGCAAGGTAGCAGATCTTCCGGAACGACTTCTTTCCATTTGATAACGACGAGTGTTTCAGATTGGACAGTTGGATCGTTTTCTAACATCTCAAGACTCCATTTGCGGCGCCGATGACTCTGCTCCTCCTGGTCGGTATGCCCCAACTCCAATTTCACCACGCTATGAGATTACCAGCCAGCCACAAGGAGCTGTCGTGATCAGCAGGCCACAAGGAGCAACTTCGGAAGCACTTCTTCTTCCAGTCCGCCGCTAATCTATCTTCTGCTTCGTGTCCACGGCACTAGCACGCACAAGTTTATTCTCGGATACGAGGAATGGTGGGAGATTATTCTCATATATGTTGGAACTTTATAGAATTACACATGAAACTAAAATCTTCAGAGGAAAGCAAGACGATGCGAGGGCAGGAAATCGAAAGAAATGGTCTTAGGAAGGGTCTATTAGTCTTTGTTCCGAAACTTATCGAATTCTACTAAGATAAATGTCGTGTCCATTATTATTGTTTGACATGACAGGTCTCACTCACATCCTTTTCGAAAGCCACTACTCTATTATCATAATCTCCTCCAACGGGCAAGTAGTTCTCAGCTGATGAGTCATCAAATCATCCTCTTCTCCTTCGTGTCCACGGCACTACCACGCGGAAGTTTCCACGCAGTTTCTTTGCTCATGGTTTGACAATCGCGAAAGGAAGACAGACATGGCTTAAAAGTCTACAACAAATTGAATGTGTgcgtgaaagagagagagagagagagagatggaatatAGTCGCGAGGAGAGCTTGAGAGATGGAAAGGAAGCTTAGATTTGATTGAGGATgacgaatgagagagagagagagatggactaAAGTCTACAAGCTGTCGATTTGTACGCAACAAATATATcaattaatattatatttcttttatgataTTATGGATGTAGGTTTTTGCCTAAGCCAGTCTAACAAGGATATGCATCAAAAGAAGATTAATTAGTGATGAGCAAACGTTGCATAAACTATCGTAGTTACTCCATCTAAACGTGAAGACAAACCAATCGATTTAGGGTTTATTCTGATCCTTGATCGTTTTacgtattatattttatttatattgtttatCTCGAAGCTAATGGTCTTCACGTATATTCTTAAGAAGCATTTGTAAATGATATTTTAGATtgaaattttctattgataacctctttttgttatttctaatttattttaaatagagaagaatgatattaagaaatatttgtaaatgatATTTGACCTTAACCATTGTATAGAGAAGAATGAATAACTCAAAATGGAAGAACTCAACATGGCATTTAATCACAATTTTAAGAATTATACAAAAGAAATCGAATAACAGGGAAATATAACTATCAACTCCGTTCTTTATTGGGTTCCTCCTAGCACTTGTAAAAATAACAAATCATCTCCATTCCTACCTTTTCTATGGTAAGATCATATTTCTAATTGATGTCTCAATTCTTTTTCAATGCGCCCACAAACCCGACTCCTCTTCTCATCAAAGCAAGCAATGATGACCCCGTAAAATGACTTACAACGGAAACCCACATCTACAAGAGATGATCAAACAGCCATGACCGATCGTGTCCCGTAACCATTTGGATGTGATTTCTGCCACCTCCATGCGATCGAGAGGCTCTCCTGAAGATCGGTGTAGCGCGCGGTCCAGTTGAGCTTATGattgatttttgaaggatcactaTAAACTTCGGCATAATCCCCTGGTCTGCGTTCTAGATAATCCACTTTAATGTTCACCCCAGTTGCCTTTTTGCAGGCCTCCACAAATTCCTTCACAGATCTACCTGAAAGCAACAAAGAACATTTATCAGAGAGACAcacaaagaagagagagagagagagagagagagagagagagagagagagagagagcaacctTTTCCAGTACCAACATTGAATATGCCAACTTTGCTAGGCTTTGCCTTGTCAAGGGCCTTCACATGAGCATCAACGAGATCAGTAACATCAATATAGTCTCTGATGCAAGTTCCATCACTTGTTGGGTAGTCTGTTCCTTTAACCTATGAATAAAACCAAGAATCTTATCATTTCTATAAAATATGCAACATCCTGTTCCTGTTCATAGAAGACTttataaatgatctaaataaCATTAGGAAAAGATAGAGGAAAATACCTTCAACCCTGGTATGATACCTAGTGCTGCATCAAAGCAAGCACCAGATATACGCCCATGTTCTCGTAGTTCAGGTCTCGGGGCTTCACCTAATCTTCCCTCTGGATCTGAACCGATGACATTGAAATATCTATCAATGTAGAGAAAGAAATTAGTCCCATACTCCAGAAGATTTCATACTCGAAGTTGTTACCATCAGCAACAGACCTTAGGATCATGACTGCCATGTTGGATCTCTTTGAGAAATCCAAAATGATATCCTCTGCCATCTTTTTGGCCTTCCCATATGGGTTGATAGGTAGCTGGATTGCACATGAAATCACATTTGTTACCATTTACACATACAGTACCTTAGACGAAAGCATTAGAAGGTTTTATCAAGGACATTATATCAACGGCAAACAGAATGGTCTTTATCCAGCAAAACTAGACGCCAATAAGGTCAAGTCCATCGAAGCAATCAGATATCCTTAATCACCTGAGGAGTTTCTTCTGTGATAGGCATTTTTTCTGGTTCTCCATAAGTAGCACATGTACTTGAGTAAATAAGAGTTTTTACACCATGCGCTGCCATCGCCTCAAGAATCACCAAGGTATTTGCTGTGATATTGTGATAGTACCTATTGCAGAAAAAGTTACACATAAACAAATGCAAGATTCAGAATAAAATATAACACTAGAATCCAGAATGCATTAACTATTCTGATTCATTGAAATTAAGTTATAAATACATTGTAGATGCTGAGGACAAAGATTCTATGAATTGGAAGCCAGCGGAATATCAAACTACAAATTATTGGATTTAACCCAAATTTCAACATCTAAATATCATAGTCAATTCTAAATAAATGACTTACAAATCCACACATGACAAAGTCTTACATAATAGACATAGTTGGGCTTCAAATGCCATGCTCTGAACCCATATTCCCAGGGTGTGATATTTGTAGCAAGATTACCAAAACATGTGCAGTCATGAGTATCCATGTCATGAATTATTAAACCCTTTTCTAATCTCATACATCTGCTAATTGAATTCCAGGATATATGATAGCATTCCCTTTTACTTTACAAACTATTTGAGTCCATTACAGAGATCTATAGCCTAGACAAAAGATATCAGATATCACATCTAATTATGTATAATTTAACAAAACATAGTAGAAACAAATACTAACTGTTTGGTATTTTACTACACCTTAACAAGGTACTTAACAAGGAAACCCAAGGTGTTCGATGACCTTGATCACACATAATAGAAAGAGGTCCTCAAACAATTTTTTTTCATCTCAAATCATTACAAATATTATTTTGAGATTGTCATAGTTGATAGTGTCACTATAAGGAACACAAAATCACATCAGGATGAATGGAAAGAGGATTGAATATCATAATACAGATTTAGCTTGGAAAACTGCTATCTCAAATCATAAATGCACAATAAGGCCATCAGATAGCAGTTAATATGTCTTATTTATGATCCACATATAGAGAGTTAAAAGATTTCGTTGTGTTTTTGCTACCAGAACCTAGAAGCAATATACAGCAGAAATTTAATAGGGTTAAATCTCCCAAAAACAAGGCTTAAAAGGTTGCATAGacattcacaaaaaaaaaggagGTAAGATGTAGATGCTGACACACTGCCACTCAACCTTAAGCTCTCCTCCCGATTTGTACAGAAATATTAATAGGAAAGCATATGCAGATGTTGCAGCAAAACTATATAGGGTTATGTTTAAACATTAACAAGGTCCAGCCTTAGAGATATATAAATTTATACAAGGAAACAAAATCCTGTTCCTATTTTCCTTTGTGAGATGCTTGAACGAATAGCAGACCTGAGAGGTTCAAGTGTGCTTTCCCCTACATAAGCAACTGCAGCAAAGTGCATAACAGCATCAAATGCATTTTCAGCAAATATGCGGTTGACCTTGTGTTCTGTTAAGAAAAAACTTCAGGACATTTGAGCCAAAATTCAACAGCATTGAATTAGTTTGCCAAAATAATATTCAATTGATCAGGATACAGCTCTGGCATCCCCTAAGTCAGCATAAATAAATTGAAGTCTCCCAGGCTCTGGGAACATCTGCTGAAGAACCTTAATAGCTCCAAGATTTCCTCTGGAAAGGTTATCCTGTAGGAATCAGCCATAAGGACTAATTATAGCTACAGAAAATTGATCATTAGAATATCAATGATCTGAATATAATATATCCATATATGTGATTGGTAGAGTTATATACCACTATTGTAACTCGATACGAGTCTTTCAGGAGTCTAAGTGTAGCATGCGAACCAATATAGCCAGCACCGCCTGTCACTAAGACATGAGTAACGCCAGGTTCATGACGAGAGAACTGCAAGAAGAAGGATAGTTCAGAGTCATTATTTACGGAGCCATATGAAGAAAGTAAATTAGCACTCGATAGAGATGTTTTATCTTCTAATAGTCACCAAAAAAGGAAACTTATGTAGGCTGTAACATATAAACATTTCAAATTAGAAGGCTTAGATTACGTAAACGAAGCATTTTCAAAATAAAATTCACATAGTCTTTTGAACTCTTCACCAAGTTGTGATAAACACACAAAAGTTAGCTATAAAGCTGGTTATCCGCATAAGAAAGTATCGATTTGATTTTCAATTTCTCAAATATGAAAAAACCTCCCGTAGCAACAGAAAGAAAGCAGTCATCCAAATGCCTGATCATCTTCGATGTCAAATAAGCCATGTATCTGAAATCATGGGATATCTAATGAATTGAATATGTGGATGAAGATGAAATTACTCTAGCATTATTTAGAGTGCAAAGCAGCCTAACAGCAACCAATCTCTAGACAGTATATTGATTCAAATAGGCATCTCCAAACAAACCAAGAGGATCCCAGAtaacataaatatataaaatcagTGATCATTTACAGTACGCACAATCACTACCTTTTTAGTGTCAATTTAGGAGAGTCCTTTAAATCCAAACTTATGACAATATCAAAAATTTGCCCAGAAAAGTGTAAGGCAGAGCCAAATTCAGCATACATGAAACAATTCTAATCCCAAAGTTGCTGAATTTTGTTATAAAAATAACTAAGCATGTTAAATGGCGTAAAAAACGTACCACACTAGTACCGCTAAAACTCGGGGACTGCTTTAAAATTAGTACGCAGAAGGCTGTAAGAATGACCACCATAAGAAGTTTTGCAAGAATATGaggtttacgtcttgaatctgagtAGTCCATTCCTGCAAAAAAGATAAATTAAGCATCGGATCTATGAGGGGATCTCTAAATCAAAAAAGTAATAGAAACAACAAATTGAATACAGTAAAGAGAAAGACTTGAGCAGACAAAATCCTGAAACAGATCAGATTAAAATAAACAAAATTACAAAACACCTTGACAAATTTCACAAAGGGCATAAGTCTCTTCAAAAGACAATCAACGTCCAagaaataaacaaatgaaaatatgaaaattaCCATCGTAAAAGGAAGTAGTTACTACATAAATCAGaaaaatcatattcaagagaaccaataatataattaaaattacaaaaaaaagagAACAGTTAACTAACTAGAGAAGAAGATGATCTTAGTCTCCAAAGAGAAGTAATATGAACCTGAAAGGGGCCAAGGTCTAACAGCCCTGGGCTGACTTCTACTTCTGTTGCTGGGTAGCATGTGAGGAAGATCCTTCATATTAAACCACAAGGATCAAATTGCGAAATTTGTATAAACAATCTTCACCTCTCCAATGAACCGAACCTCCGATTGCCAGCCAGATCAAGAGATCTGTAGCACAGAAAATTTTATAGTTGAATAAGCAAGTAAAAAGTTCACCTTAGCGAAGAAGATCGGCAAGATTCTTCTTACTGTTCAAATTCCTAAACAGTCAACCAAAATATGTCAATTAAAGTCTCTGTCACAAGAATTCTTAAAAGAAAACGAAAAGTCGAACCATTCACAAGAAAATGAAACGGCAAGGACTAGGAAATCAAAACCCTAAGAATTCAAGGATCGAACAAACCCACGCTATTCCTTCAAACAAAACAGAAAAATCTCATCTTTCATCACAGAGCCGATAAAAGATTCGAACTTTCATGTAGACTGAACCAAGACGCACCGTAATTTAGCAAACTAGGGAGAAAAGAGACCACGGATCGGCAACACAAACCGAACCCTACCTACAAGAAGGCCCAAACCGAGAGGAGGCGGATAGATCAAGAGAACACGGAACCTCGAAGTCAAACGAATCCAGCCGCCCTAAAAAGGTCGACCAATTCAAAACGACATCAAAATGCCGCCTTTAGGAATCTTGACACCCTTCCAAACCGGACCACCAACGACGGAACAGAAACATCGAGGCCACATCCGAAGCCAAACAAAACAGCACAAAAACCCGATCGAGAGAACCCAAAACAGCAGCCACCCCTACTAAGAAACCCTTCGGAGAGCAAGAAGAGGCGATCAAAATCGAGTCTTGGCGAGGGTCAGGTACCTGGCGAGGCAGGATAAGAGGAACGGGGGAGGAGAAGGCGAGATGCGTGCAGAGTATATGGATTTTGGACCGCGTCTTGGTGGACTTTTCAGAGGAGACGGCGGAGGCACAAACACAGAGAAGAGAAGGATGGAGGAGATAATAGAAATTTCCAAGATGTCACTCACTCTCTTCCTCGTCCCATGTTCTTCTTTGACGGACGAGACACAGCCCTCAAGAATCACGAATCTTAATCCTGGCTTTTTGAGTAGGTGGTGGAGGAGTTTGCGTCCATGTTGGAGCTGTAGCAGCTCACATATGGCATTT of Musa acuminata AAA Group cultivar baxijiao chromosome BXJ2-3, Cavendish_Baxijiao_AAA, whole genome shotgun sequence contains these proteins:
- the LOC135585205 gene encoding probable UDP-arabinose 4-epimerase 2 isoform X2, yielding MLPSNRSRSQPRAVRPWPLSGMDYSDSRRKPHILAKLLMVVILTAFCVLILKQSPSFSGTSVFSRHEPGVTHVLVTGGAGYIGSHATLRLLKDSYRVTIVDNLSRGNLGAIKVLQQMFPEPGRLQFIYADLGDARAVNRIFAENAFDAVMHFAAVAYVGESTLEPLRYYHNITANTLVILEAMAAHGVKTLIYSSTCATYGEPEKMPITEETPQLPINPYGKAKKMAEDIILDFSKRSNMAVMILRYFNVIGSDPEGRLGEAPRPELREHGRISGACFDAALGIIPGLKVKGTDYPTSDGTCIRDYIDVTDLVDAHVKALDKAKPSKVGIFNVGTGKGRSVKEFVEACKKATGVNIKVDYLERRPGDYAEVYSDPSKINHKLNWTARYTDLQESLSIAWRWQKSHPNGYGTRSVMAV
- the LOC135585205 gene encoding probable UDP-arabinose 4-epimerase 2 isoform X1, which codes for MKDLPHMLPSNRSRSQPRAVRPWPLSGMDYSDSRRKPHILAKLLMVVILTAFCVLILKQSPSFSGTSVFSRHEPGVTHVLVTGGAGYIGSHATLRLLKDSYRVTIVDNLSRGNLGAIKVLQQMFPEPGRLQFIYADLGDARAVNRIFAENAFDAVMHFAAVAYVGESTLEPLRYYHNITANTLVILEAMAAHGVKTLIYSSTCATYGEPEKMPITEETPQLPINPYGKAKKMAEDIILDFSKRSNMAVMILRYFNVIGSDPEGRLGEAPRPELREHGRISGACFDAALGIIPGLKVKGTDYPTSDGTCIRDYIDVTDLVDAHVKALDKAKPSKVGIFNVGTGKGRSVKEFVEACKKATGVNIKVDYLERRPGDYAEVYSDPSKINHKLNWTARYTDLQESLSIAWRWQKSHPNGYGTRSVMAV